In one Sphingomonas sp. S1-29 genomic region, the following are encoded:
- a CDS encoding alanine racemase, which translates to MTNASAPLRLHLDGAALVANWRVMAAMSGGAACGAAVKADGYGLGARAVVQRLAAAGCRDFFVATWAEAAALADLVVAHDLSLSVLHGVRPEDMGAAIDSPARPVLNTPGQVARWREAGGGRACDVMVDTGMHRLGVSIEDVAAGLLDGLAIETLMSHLACADEDVPMNEAQRSAFAGLAGRTRARRMSLANSAGVALGQGYGFDLTRPGIALYGGEPSAALAERIAQVVFPQAQILQRRRVPAGGAVGYNAMWTAPRDTEVAILNLGYADGYLRGFSGTGMASAGGAALPVIGRVSMDLTAIDVSAAPGLAEGDWVTIDYALPVASAASGLSQYELLTGLGDRFDRLWA; encoded by the coding sequence ATGACAAACGCTTCCGCTCCGCTTCGGCTGCACCTCGACGGTGCCGCGCTGGTCGCCAATTGGCGTGTGATGGCCGCGATGAGCGGCGGGGCGGCGTGCGGCGCGGCGGTGAAGGCCGATGGCTATGGCCTGGGTGCGCGCGCGGTGGTGCAGCGGCTGGCGGCGGCGGGGTGCCGCGACTTTTTCGTCGCGACCTGGGCCGAGGCGGCGGCGCTCGCCGATCTGGTCGTCGCGCACGACCTGTCGCTGTCGGTGCTGCACGGGGTGCGTCCCGAGGACATGGGCGCGGCGATCGACAGCCCTGCTCGACCAGTGCTCAACACGCCGGGCCAGGTCGCGCGCTGGCGCGAGGCTGGCGGCGGGCGGGCGTGCGACGTGATGGTCGACACGGGCATGCACCGGCTGGGGGTGTCGATCGAGGATGTGGCCGCCGGGTTGCTCGACGGGTTGGCGATCGAGACGCTGATGAGCCACCTTGCCTGCGCCGACGAGGATGTGCCGATGAACGAGGCGCAGCGTTCGGCGTTCGCAGGGCTGGCGGGGCGGACGCGCGCGCGGCGGATGAGCCTCGCCAATTCGGCGGGGGTGGCGCTGGGGCAGGGCTATGGCTTCGACCTCACCCGGCCCGGGATCGCGCTATACGGCGGCGAGCCGAGCGCGGCGCTGGCGGAACGGATTGCGCAGGTGGTGTTCCCACAGGCGCAGATATTGCAGCGGCGGCGCGTGCCGGCGGGCGGCGCGGTGGGCTACAACGCGATGTGGACCGCGCCGCGCGATACCGAGGTGGCGATCCTGAACTTGGGCTATGCCGACGGCTATCTGCGCGGCTTTTCGGGCACCGGCATGGCGAGCGCGGGCGGCGCGGCGTTGCCGGTGATCGGGCGGGTGTCGATGGACCTCACCGCGATCGACGTGTCGGCGGCGCCGGGACTGGCCGAGGGCGACTGGGTGACGATCGACTATGCGCTGCCTGTGGCAAGCGCGGCGAGCGGGCTATCGCAATATGAGTTGCTGACGGGGCTGGGCGACCGGTTCGATCGGCTCTGGGCATAA
- a CDS encoding cation:proton antiporter: MHAMTLTETFLIAMLLIFSVPYLVWRLGRLDYWAPLVVVQIVGGVLLGPGVLGAAFPDYYAFVFSPQVITTLNGIAWWGVMIFVWIAGIELDLGQAWASRRETGITAGLALVTPLVFGSLAAIVMLHTPGWAGPAGQPWQVVLGIGMACAVTALPILVLLMDKLAILRQPLGQRILRYASLDDIAIWGVLALILLDWERVGRQVAFLAAFAVATWAIRRLMQRIPEADRWYVSLIWLAACGFAADWAGLHYMVGAFLSGAVLDSKWFDEEAMDRFRGTILLTVMPVFFLSTGLRTQWGVGGVAVFGAAALLLAASVGGKLLGVGIAGRILKWAPGEASTIGWLLQTKALIMIIFANILLDRQIITNETFTALLLMAVASTMLTVPIVAPKLKRVTGLVGRTS; this comes from the coding sequence ATGCACGCGATGACACTGACCGAGACCTTTCTGATCGCGATGCTGCTGATCTTCAGCGTTCCCTATCTGGTCTGGCGATTGGGGCGGCTCGATTATTGGGCGCCCTTGGTGGTGGTGCAGATCGTCGGCGGGGTGCTGCTCGGCCCCGGCGTGCTCGGTGCCGCCTTCCCCGATTATTACGCCTTCGTGTTCAGCCCGCAGGTCATCACCACGCTCAACGGCATCGCCTGGTGGGGGGTGATGATCTTCGTCTGGATCGCGGGAATCGAGCTCGACCTCGGCCAAGCCTGGGCAAGCCGCCGCGAGACCGGAATCACCGCCGGGCTCGCGCTCGTCACCCCGCTCGTCTTCGGCAGCCTCGCCGCGATCGTCATGCTGCACACCCCCGGCTGGGCGGGACCCGCCGGCCAGCCCTGGCAGGTCGTGCTCGGCATCGGCATGGCGTGCGCGGTCACCGCGCTGCCGATCCTGGTGCTGCTGATGGACAAGCTCGCGATCCTGCGCCAGCCGCTCGGCCAGCGGATCCTGCGCTATGCCAGCCTCGACGACATCGCAATCTGGGGGGTGCTTGCGCTGATCCTGCTCGATTGGGAGCGCGTCGGCCGGCAGGTCGCCTTCCTCGCCGCCTTCGCGGTCGCGACCTGGGCGATCCGCCGGCTGATGCAGCGAATCCCCGAGGCCGATCGCTGGTATGTCAGCCTGATCTGGTTAGCGGCCTGTGGGTTCGCCGCCGACTGGGCGGGGCTGCATTATATGGTCGGCGCGTTCCTGTCGGGCGCGGTGCTCGATTCGAAATGGTTCGACGAGGAAGCGATGGACCGCTTCCGCGGCACCATCCTGCTCACCGTGATGCCGGTATTCTTCCTCTCGACCGGGCTTCGCACCCAATGGGGGGTCGGCGGCGTCGCGGTGTTCGGCGCGGCGGCGTTGCTGCTGGCGGCGTCGGTCGGCGGCAAGCTACTCGGCGTCGGCATCGCCGGGCGGATCCTCAAATGGGCGCCGGGCGAGGCCTCGACCATCGGCTGGCTGCTCCAGACCAAGGCGCTGATCATGATCATCTTCGCCAACATCCTGCTCGACCGGCAGATCATCACCAACGAGACCTTCACCGCCTTGCTGCTGATGGCAGTGGCGAGCACGATGCTGACGGTGCCGATCGTCGCGCCGAAGCTGAAACGGGTGACGGGGTTGGTGGGGCGAACCTCTTAA
- the metH gene encoding methionine synthase: MTTPSSTHFVNIGERTNVTGSARFKKLVMADDYAAAVEVARQQVESGAQVIDVNMDEGLLDAHYAMTTFLKLIQAEPDIARVPVMVDSSKWSVIEAGLKCVSGKPIVNSISMKEGEAQFLEQARKCMAYGAAVVVMAFDEVGQADTKERKVEICERAYKLLTGIGFPPEDIIFDPNVFAVATGIEEHNNYGVDFIEACREIKARCPHVHISGGLSNLSFSFRGNEPVRKAMHSIFLYHAIPAGMDMAIVNAGQLDIYDQIDPKLRVACEDVILNRDPDATERLIALAETFKGTDVVAEKAAAEWRGWSVTKRLEHALVKGIDLHVVDDTEEARLQFARPIEVIEGPLMDGMNVVGDLFGSGKMFLPQVVKSARVMKKAVAHLLPYIEAAKEPGAKGKGKVIMATVKGDVHDIGKNIVGVVLQCNGFDVVDLGVMVPWPKIIEAANENDADMIGLSGLITPSLDEMVTVAEEMKRAGMTMPLLIGGATTSKVHTALRISPVYDGPVVHVLDASRAVGVATTLVSDTQRNDYVAKIADEYEAVRVARANKGQSELIPLEAARANGFVADFSLKPSAPKQPGLHVFDAWDLSDLREVIDWTPFFRSWELAGNFPAILDDEIVGESARSLYADAQAMLDTIVAEKWLTARGVVGLWPCVRDGDDVVVTADRKTQPFASSEVEKPALDHGFSTSLETNGEGHAHETRFPFLRQQIAKREGRPNMCLADFVDPNGDWIGGFAVGIHGIDEHIARFKSQHDDYQDILLKALADRFAEAFAERLHQHVRQELWGYAEGEQLTTEALIREQYRGIRPAPGYPACPDHSAKPMLFDLLDAPTTTGLTLTESFAMWPTAAVSGFYFGHPEASYFGVARVGRDQLEDYAGRRGVDLAQAERWLRPNLD; this comes from the coding sequence ATGACCACCCCCTCCTCGACCCATTTCGTCAATATCGGCGAACGCACCAACGTCACCGGCTCGGCGCGGTTCAAGAAGCTCGTGATGGCGGACGATTATGCCGCCGCGGTCGAGGTCGCGCGCCAGCAGGTCGAAAGCGGCGCGCAGGTGATCGACGTCAACATGGACGAGGGATTGCTCGACGCGCATTATGCGATGACGACGTTCCTGAAGCTGATCCAGGCCGAGCCCGATATCGCGCGGGTGCCGGTGATGGTCGACAGCTCGAAATGGTCGGTGATCGAGGCGGGGCTGAAGTGCGTCAGCGGCAAGCCGATCGTCAATTCGATCAGCATGAAGGAAGGCGAGGCGCAGTTCCTGGAGCAGGCGCGCAAGTGCATGGCCTATGGCGCGGCGGTGGTGGTGATGGCGTTCGACGAAGTTGGACAGGCCGACACCAAGGAGCGCAAGGTCGAGATTTGCGAACGCGCCTACAAGCTGCTGACCGGGATCGGCTTCCCGCCCGAAGACATCATCTTTGACCCCAATGTCTTCGCGGTCGCGACGGGGATCGAAGAGCATAACAACTACGGCGTCGATTTCATCGAGGCGTGCCGCGAGATCAAGGCGCGCTGCCCGCATGTCCATATCTCGGGCGGCTTGTCCAATTTGTCCTTCTCGTTCCGCGGCAACGAGCCGGTGCGCAAAGCGATGCACAGCATCTTTCTGTACCATGCGATCCCGGCGGGGATGGACATGGCGATCGTCAATGCCGGGCAACTCGACATTTACGACCAGATCGACCCAAAGCTGCGAGTGGCGTGCGAGGATGTCATCCTCAACCGCGATCCCGACGCCACCGAGCGGCTGATCGCGCTTGCCGAAACCTTCAAGGGCACCGACGTCGTCGCCGAAAAGGCCGCCGCCGAATGGCGCGGCTGGAGCGTGACCAAGCGGCTCGAACATGCGCTGGTCAAGGGAATCGACCTGCATGTCGTCGACGATACCGAAGAGGCGCGGTTGCAATTCGCGCGCCCGATCGAGGTGATCGAGGGGCCGTTGATGGACGGCATGAACGTCGTCGGCGACCTGTTCGGCAGCGGCAAGATGTTCCTGCCGCAGGTGGTGAAATCGGCGCGCGTGATGAAGAAGGCGGTGGCGCATCTGCTGCCCTATATCGAGGCGGCCAAGGAGCCCGGTGCCAAGGGCAAGGGCAAGGTCATCATGGCCACGGTGAAGGGCGACGTCCACGACATCGGCAAGAACATCGTCGGCGTGGTGCTGCAGTGCAACGGCTTCGACGTGGTCGATCTTGGCGTGATGGTGCCCTGGCCCAAGATCATCGAGGCGGCGAACGAGAATGATGCCGACATGATCGGGCTGTCGGGGCTGATCACGCCCTCGCTCGACGAGATGGTGACCGTTGCCGAGGAGATGAAGCGCGCTGGGATGACGATGCCGCTGCTGATCGGCGGCGCGACGACGTCGAAGGTGCATACCGCGCTGCGGATCTCGCCTGTCTATGACGGGCCGGTGGTGCATGTGCTCGACGCCAGCCGCGCGGTGGGCGTTGCCACTACGCTGGTGAGCGATACCCAGCGCAACGACTATGTCGCCAAGATCGCCGACGAATATGAAGCGGTGCGGGTCGCGCGCGCGAACAAGGGGCAGAGCGAGCTGATCCCGCTCGAAGCCGCGCGCGCCAATGGTTTCGTTGCCGATTTTTCGCTGAAGCCCAGCGCGCCTAAGCAGCCGGGGCTGCATGTGTTCGACGCCTGGGACTTGAGCGATCTGCGCGAGGTGATCGACTGGACGCCGTTCTTCCGTTCGTGGGAGCTGGCGGGCAATTTTCCCGCGATCCTCGATGACGAGATTGTGGGGGAGAGTGCGCGGTCGCTGTACGCCGATGCGCAGGCGATGCTCGATACGATCGTGGCAGAGAAATGGCTCACCGCGCGCGGGGTGGTTGGGCTGTGGCCGTGCGTTCGGGATGGCGATGATGTGGTGGTGACTGCAGACCGGAAAACCCAACCGTTCGCTTCGAGCGAAGTCGAGAAGCCTGCACTCGACCACGGTTTCTCGACTTCGCTCGAAACGAACGGGGAGGGGCACGCGCATGAAACCCGCTTCCCCTTCCTGCGCCAGCAGATCGCCAAGCGCGAGGGGCGGCCCAACATGTGCCTCGCCGATTTCGTCGACCCCAATGGCGACTGGATCGGCGGGTTTGCCGTCGGCATCCACGGGATCGACGAGCATATCGCGCGCTTCAAGAGCCAGCATGACGATTATCAGGACATCCTGCTCAAGGCGCTGGCCGATCGCTTCGCCGAAGCCTTTGCCGAGCGGTTGCACCAGCATGTGCGGCAGGAATTGTGGGGCTATGCCGAGGGCGAGCAATTGACCACCGAGGCGCTGATCCGCGAGCAATATCGCGGCATCCGCCCGGCGCCTGGCTATCCGGCTTGCCCCGATCATTCGGCCAAGCCGATGCTGTTCGACCTGCTCGACGCGCCCACGACCACCGGACTGACGCTGACCGAAAGCTTTGCGATGTGGCCGACGGCGGCGGTGTCGGGGTTCTACTTCGGGCATCCCGAGGCTTCGTATTTCGGCGTCGCGCGCGTCGGGCGCGACCAGCTCGAGGATTATGCCGGGCGGCGCGGGGTGGATCTGGCGCAGGCCGAACGTTGGCTGCGGCCGAACTTGGACTAA
- a CDS encoding homocysteine S-methyltransferase family protein yields the protein MTPRQQFLAQAAQRILITDGAFGTEIQNWKLSEADYAGTLTLGRDQKGNNDILALTKPEVPESIHRAYFEAGADIAETNTFSANRISQADYGAEGLVREINVESAKLARRLADEFAAKDGRPRFVAGAIGPTNKTLSLSPDVNDPGFREIDFDYLKDVYREQIDALLEGGADFILIETVFDTLNAKAGIMAAIEAGNDLGRDVPIMLSMTLTDLSGRNLSGHTVEAFWCAVRHARPLTIGLNCSFGAEQLRPHVRTLSDTADTLIMVYPNAGLPNELGEYDEMPVTTAGLVKEWADAGQVNVLGGCCGSTPAHIKAIADAVTGLPPRTMPVPPVQTKLAGLEPFVMAA from the coding sequence ATGACCCCACGCCAACAATTCCTCGCGCAGGCAGCGCAGCGTATCCTCATCACCGACGGCGCGTTCGGCACCGAGATCCAGAACTGGAAGCTGTCCGAGGCCGATTATGCCGGCACGCTGACGCTCGGCCGCGACCAAAAGGGCAACAATGACATCCTCGCGCTGACCAAGCCCGAAGTGCCCGAATCGATCCACCGCGCCTATTTCGAGGCGGGGGCCGACATCGCCGAGACCAACACCTTTTCGGCCAACCGGATCAGCCAGGCCGATTACGGCGCCGAGGGGCTGGTGCGCGAGATCAATGTCGAGAGCGCGAAGCTGGCACGGCGGCTGGCCGATGAATTCGCGGCCAAGGATGGCCGTCCGCGCTTCGTCGCGGGCGCGATCGGGCCGACCAACAAGACGCTGTCGCTGAGCCCCGACGTCAACGATCCGGGGTTTCGCGAGATCGATTTCGATTATCTGAAAGACGTGTATCGCGAGCAGATCGACGCGCTGCTCGAAGGCGGGGCCGATTTCATCCTGATCGAGACGGTGTTCGACACGCTCAACGCCAAGGCAGGCATCATGGCGGCGATCGAGGCGGGCAACGACCTGGGGCGCGACGTGCCGATCATGCTGTCGATGACGCTGACCGACCTGTCGGGACGCAATTTGTCGGGGCATACCGTCGAGGCGTTCTGGTGCGCGGTCCGCCATGCGCGGCCGCTGACGATCGGGCTCAATTGCTCGTTCGGCGCCGAGCAGCTGCGGCCGCATGTCCGCACGCTGTCCGACACCGCCGATACGCTGATCATGGTCTATCCCAATGCCGGCCTGCCCAACGAGCTGGGCGAATATGACGAGATGCCGGTGACCACCGCGGGCCTGGTCAAGGAATGGGCCGATGCGGGGCAGGTGAACGTGCTGGGTGGCTGCTGCGGATCGACGCCGGCGCATATCAAGGCGATCGCCGATGCGGTGACCGGGCTGCCGCCGCGCACGATGCCGGTGCCGCCGGTGCAGACCAAGCTTGCCGGGTTGGAGCCGTTCGTGATGGCGGCCTGA
- the metF gene encoding methylenetetrahydrofolate reductase [NAD(P)H] — MTLSVGQLEEARRALDAPLFADVAGDCAVSFEFFPPKNEKMEATLWQSVETLTPLNPRFVSVTYGAGGSTRERTHATVARIARETPIPAAAHLTCVEASRAEIDAVAEEYWAAGVRHIVALRGDMPTPGAKFEPRPDGYENAAALVEGLRRLHPFELSVAAYPEGHPDSADLAADLDNLKRKLDAGANQAITQFFFEAETFFRFRDAAAAAGIKAELVPGIMPVTNFAAVQRMSAMCGTDVPQWMGRLFEGLDSLPDARQLVSATLAAELSRKLYAGGVRHLHFYTLNRAELSYAICHLLGLRPQPGEARVAA, encoded by the coding sequence ATGACCCTGTCGGTTGGACAGCTCGAGGAAGCCCGGCGCGCATTGGATGCGCCCTTGTTCGCCGATGTCGCGGGCGATTGCGCGGTGTCGTTCGAATTCTTCCCGCCCAAGAACGAGAAGATGGAAGCGACCTTGTGGCAGTCGGTCGAGACGCTGACCCCGCTCAATCCGCGCTTCGTGTCGGTAACCTATGGCGCCGGCGGCTCGACCCGCGAGCGGACCCACGCGACGGTGGCGCGGATCGCGCGCGAGACGCCGATCCCCGCCGCGGCGCATCTGACCTGCGTCGAGGCAAGCCGCGCCGAGATCGATGCGGTGGCCGAGGAATATTGGGCGGCGGGCGTGCGCCACATCGTCGCGCTGCGCGGCGACATGCCGACGCCGGGTGCGAAGTTCGAGCCGCGCCCCGACGGGTACGAAAATGCCGCGGCTTTGGTCGAGGGGCTGCGGCGGTTGCATCCGTTCGAACTGTCGGTCGCCGCCTATCCCGAGGGGCATCCCGATTCGGCCGACCTTGCCGCCGATCTCGACAACCTCAAGCGCAAGCTCGATGCCGGCGCGAACCAGGCGATTACGCAGTTTTTCTTCGAGGCCGAGACCTTCTTCCGCTTCCGCGATGCCGCGGCAGCGGCGGGGATCAAGGCCGAGCTGGTGCCGGGGATCATGCCGGTGACCAATTTCGCGGCGGTCCAGCGGATGTCGGCGATGTGCGGCACCGACGTGCCGCAATGGATGGGGCGGCTGTTCGAAGGGCTCGATTCGCTCCCCGACGCGCGGCAATTGGTGTCGGCGACGCTGGCGGCGGAGCTTAGCCGCAAGCTGTACGCCGGCGGGGTGCGGCATCTGCACTTCTACACGCTCAACCGCGCCGAATTGAGCTATGCGATCTGCCACCTGCTGGGGCTTCGGCCGCAGCCGGGCGAGGCGCGCGTGGCGGCTTGA
- a CDS encoding ArsR/SmtB family transcription factor — MDTATETFRALADSTRLRILALLRSMELSVGELAQVLGQSQPRVSRHVKILCDAGLAARRKEGSWVFVALGAARRVRPVLDALDAWSEDSPDHWAVADSARLAAVRADRAASAAEWFEANAGQWDAIRSLHVADSEVEAAMLRVLGDGAIDQLIDIGTGTGRMLELFGPRAARALGIDRSSEMLRLARAKLAERGLDHAELRQADLYALPLGDGDADAAILHHVLHFAQQPGAAIVEAGRVLAPGGRLLIVDFAPHEREELRLRDAHARLGFSDEQILGWFATAGLAPVQTETLEGGELTVKLWLARKRPEGAGLRKLEVAA; from the coding sequence ATGGACACCGCAACCGAAACCTTCCGTGCCCTGGCGGACTCGACCCGGCTGCGCATCCTTGCGCTGCTGCGGTCGATGGAATTGTCGGTCGGCGAACTGGCGCAGGTGCTGGGGCAAAGCCAGCCGCGCGTCAGCCGGCATGTGAAGATATTGTGCGACGCGGGGCTCGCGGCGCGGCGCAAGGAGGGCAGCTGGGTGTTCGTGGCGCTGGGCGCGGCGCGGCGGGTGCGGCCGGTGCTCGACGCGCTCGACGCCTGGAGCGAGGATTCGCCCGATCATTGGGCGGTCGCCGACAGCGCGCGGCTGGCGGCGGTGCGCGCCGATCGCGCCGCATCGGCGGCCGAATGGTTCGAGGCGAATGCCGGGCAGTGGGACGCGATCCGCTCGCTCCACGTCGCCGACAGCGAGGTCGAGGCGGCGATGTTGCGCGTGCTGGGCGACGGCGCGATCGATCAGCTGATCGACATCGGCACCGGCACCGGGCGGATGCTCGAGCTGTTCGGGCCGCGCGCGGCGCGGGCGCTGGGGATCGACCGGTCGTCGGAGATGCTGCGGCTGGCGCGCGCCAAGCTCGCCGAGCGTGGGCTCGACCATGCCGAGCTGCGGCAGGCCGATCTGTACGCGCTTCCGCTGGGCGATGGTGATGCCGATGCCGCGATCCTGCATCATGTGCTCCATTTCGCGCAGCAGCCCGGCGCCGCGATCGTCGAGGCGGGGCGGGTGCTGGCACCCGGCGGGCGGCTGCTGATCGTCGATTTCGCGCCGCACGAGCGCGAAGAGTTGCGGCTGCGCGATGCGCATGCGCGGCTGGGCTTTTCGGACGAACAGATATTGGGGTGGTTCGCCACCGCCGGGCTGGCGCCGGTGCAGACCGAGACGCTCGAAGGCGGCGAACTCACGGTGAAACTATGGTTGGCCCGCAAACGCCCCGAAGGGGCTGGGCTGCGTAAATTGGAGGTTGCGGCATGA
- a CDS encoding aldo/keto reductase — MTDRHPAPNDPRTLGSTDMQTPPMILGGNVFGWTADEPTSFAILDRFVERGGTMIDTADGYSAWVPGHQGGESEALIGRWLKQSGKRDKVLIATKVGMLPGEGGTGLAPARIAAAARASLDRLGIDRIDLYYAHQDDPEVPQAEVLAAFGELIDAGLVREIGASNFGAMRLKSALDLAREQGLPHYRVLQPEYNLVSRHKFEGELQNLCVEHNIGVAPYYGLASGFLTGKYRKPEDFGQSVRGGGMAKLLEGKGAEVLSVMDTIATETGATHAQIALAWLAAQEGVVAPIASATSVAQLDELIDGWELKLSEDQLEALNEARV; from the coding sequence ATGACCGATCGCCACCCCGCCCCCAACGATCCCAGGACGCTCGGGTCCACCGATATGCAGACCCCGCCGATGATCCTGGGCGGCAACGTCTTCGGCTGGACCGCCGACGAGCCGACCAGCTTCGCGATCCTCGATCGCTTCGTCGAGCGCGGCGGCACGATGATCGACACCGCCGATGGCTATTCGGCCTGGGTGCCCGGCCACCAGGGCGGTGAATCCGAGGCGCTGATCGGCCGCTGGCTCAAGCAATCGGGCAAGCGCGACAAGGTATTGATCGCCACCAAGGTCGGCATGCTCCCCGGCGAGGGCGGCACCGGCCTCGCCCCCGCGCGCATCGCCGCCGCGGCGCGCGCCTCGCTCGACCGGCTCGGCATCGACCGCATCGACCTCTATTACGCGCACCAGGACGATCCCGAGGTGCCGCAGGCCGAGGTGCTCGCAGCGTTCGGCGAGCTGATCGACGCGGGGCTGGTGCGCGAGATCGGCGCGTCGAACTTCGGTGCGATGCGGCTCAAATCGGCGCTCGACCTCGCGCGCGAACAGGGTCTGCCGCATTACCGCGTGCTCCAGCCCGAATATAATCTGGTCAGCCGCCACAAGTTCGAAGGCGAGCTGCAGAATCTGTGCGTCGAGCACAACATCGGCGTCGCGCCCTATTACGGCCTCGCCTCGGGCTTCCTCACCGGCAAATATCGCAAGCCCGAAGACTTCGGCCAGAGCGTGCGCGGCGGCGGCATGGCGAAGCTGCTCGAAGGCAAGGGCGCCGAGGTGCTGAGCGTGATGGACACGATCGCCACCGAAACCGGCGCCACCCACGCCCAGATCGCGCTCGCCTGGCTAGCCGCACAGGAAGGCGTCGTCGCCCCGATCGCCAGCGCGACGAGCGTGGCGCAGCTCGACGAACTGATCGACGGCTGGGAACTGAAGCTGAGCGAAGACCAGCTGGAGGCGTTGAACGAAGCCAGAGTCTAA
- a CDS encoding energy transducer TonB, with product MPYTPATPRDRTASALAALALPALLAWVLIDGLQVRLPAPVADTLNLFTIPPEPAPPPPARIEPNPVADTRPEGEASPPNLRSRATELVAPPPEIRLPIPPPPVIVAPKAGTGADTSTGSAEIVGPGTGAGGVGDGTGSGGRGDGDGAGGSQTPPVWRSGRMSNNDFPRAAIEAGLSGTVEIAYTVLPNGRVADCEITRSSGYAILDQTTCRLITRRYRFDPSRDASGRPVPSTLVEKHEWIFERVEEDD from the coding sequence ATGCCCTACACCCCAGCCACCCCCCGCGACCGAACCGCCTCAGCGCTGGCCGCGCTGGCGCTCCCCGCGCTGCTGGCCTGGGTCCTGATCGACGGGCTGCAGGTGCGCCTCCCCGCCCCCGTCGCCGACACGCTCAACCTCTTCACCATCCCCCCCGAACCCGCGCCGCCGCCGCCAGCGCGGATCGAGCCCAACCCCGTCGCCGACACCCGTCCCGAGGGCGAGGCATCGCCCCCCAACCTCCGCTCGCGCGCCACCGAACTGGTGGCCCCGCCGCCCGAAATCCGCCTGCCGATCCCCCCGCCCCCGGTAATCGTCGCACCCAAGGCGGGCACCGGCGCCGACACCTCCACCGGCAGCGCCGAGATCGTCGGCCCCGGCACCGGCGCGGGCGGCGTGGGCGACGGCACCGGCAGCGGCGGGCGCGGCGATGGCGACGGCGCGGGAGGATCGCAGACCCCGCCGGTCTGGCGCAGCGGCCGGATGAGCAACAACGACTTCCCGCGCGCCGCGATCGAGGCGGGGCTCAGCGGCACGGTAGAGATCGCCTACACCGTCCTCCCCAACGGCCGCGTCGCCGATTGCGAGATCACCCGCTCGAGCGGCTATGCGATCCTCGACCAGACCACCTGCCGCCTGATCACCCGCCGCTACCGCTTCGACCCCTCGCGCGACGCAAGCGGCCGCCCGGTACCCTCGACGCTGGTCGAGAAGCACGAATGGATTTTCGAGCGGGTGGAAGAGGATGACTAA